The following DNA comes from Streptomyces sp. NBC_00273.
TTCGCAGTGTCCCAACGATCGTTTCACTGGCTGGACGGGGTGCGATCGTTCGCCCCCGAACGAGCGAGCACGCCGAACCGGGGAAGCAGGCCCCAGAACAGGCCCCAGAGCAGGCCCAGAAAAGGATGCTGTCGGTACGTCACATCTTGCACGCCGCGGTTCCACCGGTCGGCTGGAGCAGCAGGGCTCCAACGATCGCAGCGGTTGTGGAAACGATCGTTGATCTGGTTCAGTATCCATGCACGCTAGGCACCAGCCTCCAGCAATCGCAATCAGACCTACCAGACCGAAATCCGACTGCCGGGAGCGTTCGTGACCGACGAGGCCAGCCCTCATCTGAAGAGTCTGGCGCGCCTTCAAGACCTCATCGTGAAGGCCGACCTCGACTGGGCCGTAGTCCTCGACCCAGGACCCCTGGCATTGAGCACCGGGCTTCCGCTATCGGTGGTCACGATGGGGCTGCACGGTCGAGAGATGCCGCCGATGGACCTGCACAAGCAGGTCCATCAGCGCCTCGCGTTCCTTCGAAGTCACCGGCCCCGTCCGGACGGCAAGCCCTACTCTCAGAAGGAGATCGGGGCCGGGGCCGGACTGACGTCTCAGTGGAGCGGCCAGCTCCTGAACGGCGGAAAGAAGCCCAGCCTCGAGCATGCGGCCAGGATCGAAGACTTCTTCGGGGTGCCCCGGGGATTCCTGACGGCGACCCCTTCCCAAGCGCTCGACCGCGCCCTCGGCGAGAAGCTGGCCGAGTTGCAGGACGCACAGGTGGCCGCGCTTCAGCACGCCAATGAGAGATTGAAGGCGGAGCGGGACCGGCAGGAAGCGCTGCTCCAGCAGGGCGAGCGGAACCGGGTGAAGTCCGTCTCCTTTCGCGGTTCTTCGTCGCAAGTGAAGCGCGAGGTCCTAGAGGAGCTGCTCGCCTCCATCGTTGACGAAGAGGCGTGATGGTGGCGGTTGCCACCATCACATCGCCAGTACGTCTGACATCGCGCCGAACTGCGCGGAGGCAAGGAGGCACGGGTGGGGAACGTTAGGAGCCGGCGCGAACAGCAGCGTCTGCAAGACGAAATGGCCGCGCTGTGCGCGGAGTTGGCCAACGGCCTGGGCGATCCGGCACCTTCGAACACGGATCAGTTGTTCGATCGGATCGCCGCGCACCTCACGGTACGGCGGGGACGACCGGTGCGGATCGTACGTAGGGACTTACCGCGCGAGTTCGGCACCGTGTCGGGCCTGTGGCTGGATCGTGAGACGGATGACGTCATCGTCGTCGTCAGGAACACGAGCCCGCTGCACTCTCTGGTCATCCTGGGGCACGAAATATGGCACATGATGCGGGGGCACTGCGGCAGTCATGTGCTGGGTGTACAGGTGACCACCCGACTGCTGCGCGACGAGCTCAGCTCTGCTGACCTTAGCCAGGCCGTCCTCAGCGTTGCCGCTCGGACTCACTCTGTGCCTGGTGACGAGGCAGAGGCGGAGGATTTTGGTCGTCGGCTCGGTAGTTCGCTTCGCCGCTACGTTGAGCACGACCCGAGCGCCCGCGTCCTCAAGGGGACTGCCAGACGCATACAGTCGTCCCTCGGTGCGTCGGAGGGTTGATGGAGGGGTCTGACTACTACATACCGGCAGCGATCCTCATAGGCGCGTTCTTGCTCAAGGGCCCTGTTCTGGTCCGCCGGTGGCGCGATCCCATGGTCCGGGCCGTGTCAGGTTTGCTGTTCCTTGGAGGGGCTGGGTTCGCTCTTGCCGCGCCACCGAC
Coding sequences within:
- a CDS encoding toxin-antitoxin system, toxin component yields the protein MGNVRSRREQQRLQDEMAALCAELANGLGDPAPSNTDQLFDRIAAHLTVRRGRPVRIVRRDLPREFGTVSGLWLDRETDDVIVVVRNTSPLHSLVILGHEIWHMMRGHCGSHVLGVQVTTRLLRDELSSADLSQAVLSVAARTHSVPGDEAEAEDFGRRLGSSLRRYVEHDPSARVLKGTARRIQSSLGASEG
- a CDS encoding helix-turn-helix domain-containing protein, with the translated sequence MTDEASPHLKSLARLQDLIVKADLDWAVVLDPGPLALSTGLPLSVVTMGLHGREMPPMDLHKQVHQRLAFLRSHRPRPDGKPYSQKEIGAGAGLTSQWSGQLLNGGKKPSLEHAARIEDFFGVPRGFLTATPSQALDRALGEKLAELQDAQVAALQHANERLKAERDRQEALLQQGERNRVKSVSFRGSSSQVKREVLEELLASIVDEEA